One window from the genome of Eublepharis macularius isolate TG4126 chromosome 15, MPM_Emac_v1.0, whole genome shotgun sequence encodes:
- the LOC129343035 gene encoding ADP-ribosylation factor 6-like, with product MGKMLSKIFGNKEMRILMLGLDAAGKTTILYKLKLGQPVTTIPTVGFNVETVTYKNVKFNVWDVGGQDKIRPLWRHYYTGTQGLIFVVDCADRDRIDEGRQELHRIINDREMRDAIILVFANKQDLPDAMKPHEIQEKLGLTRIRDRNWYVQPSCATSGEGLYEGLMWLTSNYKS from the coding sequence ATGGGGAAGATGCTGTCCAAGATCTTCGGCAACAAAGAGATGAGAATCCTGATGCTGGGCTTGGATGCGGCCGGCAAAACCACCATACTTTACAAGCTCAAATTGGGTCAGCCGGTGACCACCATTCCCACGGTGGGCTTCAACGTGGAGACGGTGACCTACAAGAATGTCAAGTTCAACGTCTGGGACGTAGGGGGTCAGGACAAGATCCGGCCCCTCTGGAGACACTACTATACTGGCACCCAAGGGTTGATCTTCGTGGTGGACTGTGCTGACCGCGACCGGATTGACGAGGGCCGGCAAGAGCTCCACCGTATCATCAACGACCGGGAAATGCGAGATGCCATCATCTTAGTTTTTGCCAACAAACAGGACCTCCCCGACGCCATGAAGCCGCACGAGATCCAGGAGAAACTGGGCCTCACTCGCATTAGGGACAGAAATTGGTATGTCCAGCCGTCTTGTGCCACGTCGGGAGAAGGACTTTATGAAGGCTTAATGTGGCTTACTTCCAACTACAAATCATAA